The following proteins are co-located in the Noviherbaspirillum sp. UKPF54 genome:
- the prmC gene encoding peptide chain release factor N(5)-glutamine methyltransferase, with product MTDTTLPPSRSFTIAPGSTIADALRGAPLSALEARILLGHALQLTRVQLITQSQRVLGADECARIAALFQRRLDGEPIAYIVGEREFYGLTLYTTTDVLIPRPETELLVELALERAADNARVLDLGTGSGAIAIAIAYALPEAQITAIDSSAGALAVAQRNAARHGVNVDFLQSDWYEAVAGRRFDIIVSNPPYIVAGDPHLSQGDLRFEPVGALTDHADGLSALRKIVDGAPRNLVPGGWLLMEHGYDQAHAVRSLLAAHGFQDVQSWKDLAGIERVSGGRL from the coding sequence ATGACGGACACGACGCTCCCTCCGTCCCGCTCCTTCACGATTGCGCCCGGTAGCACGATTGCCGATGCACTGCGCGGCGCGCCGCTTAGCGCGCTCGAGGCGCGCATCCTGCTGGGCCATGCGCTGCAACTGACGCGCGTGCAGCTCATTACGCAGTCGCAGCGCGTGCTAGGCGCCGATGAATGCGCGCGGATCGCGGCGCTGTTCCAGCGCCGGCTCGACGGCGAACCGATCGCCTATATCGTGGGCGAGCGCGAATTCTACGGCCTGACGCTGTACACCACGACGGACGTTCTGATACCGCGGCCGGAAACCGAATTGCTGGTGGAGCTGGCGCTCGAACGCGCTGCCGACAACGCACGCGTGCTCGATCTTGGCACCGGTTCCGGGGCGATAGCGATTGCCATCGCCTACGCCTTGCCTGAAGCCCAAATCACCGCGATCGACAGCAGCGCAGGCGCGCTGGCCGTTGCCCAGCGCAACGCGGCGCGCCATGGCGTGAATGTGGATTTCCTGCAAAGCGACTGGTACGAAGCCGTGGCCGGACGCCGATTCGACATCATCGTCTCCAATCCGCCATATATCGTCGCGGGCGATCCGCACCTGTCGCAAGGCGACCTGCGTTTCGAGCCGGTGGGCGCGCTCACCGATCATGCCGACGGACTGTCGGCGCTGCGCAAAATCGTCGACGGTGCGCCGCGCAACCTAGTGCCCGGCGGCTGGCTGCTGATGGAGCATGGCTACGACCAGGCGCACGCGGTGCGCAGCCTGCTTGCCGCCCATGGCTTCCAGGATGTGCAAAGCTGGAAAGATCTGGCCGGCATCGAGCGCGTCAGCGGCGGCCGCCTGTAA
- a CDS encoding disulfide bond formation protein B, with product MKTSKPVLLAVGIIALSLVGFALYLQHVKNMLPCPLCVIQRYLFVGLALVCFIFAALPRALTRLGAALGALVALSGVGVASWHLWVKAHPNVSCGIDPLETSLNKIPTAELLPYVFKADGLCSTEYAPILGLQTPNWSLIWFSIFALALIWAALRQSR from the coding sequence ATGAAAACATCCAAACCCGTGTTACTGGCCGTCGGCATCATCGCGCTCTCGCTGGTCGGCTTTGCGCTTTACCTGCAACATGTGAAGAACATGCTGCCCTGCCCGCTGTGCGTGATCCAGCGCTATCTCTTTGTCGGCCTGGCGCTGGTGTGCTTCATTTTCGCGGCGCTGCCGCGCGCCTTGACACGTCTCGGCGCGGCGCTGGGCGCGCTGGTCGCCCTGTCCGGCGTGGGTGTGGCCAGCTGGCACCTGTGGGTAAAGGCGCATCCCAACGTCTCCTGCGGCATCGATCCGCTGGAAACCTCGCTCAACAAGATCCCCACTGCCGAGCTGCTGCCGTACGTGTTCAAGGCCGACGGCCTGTGCAGCACAGAGTACGCGCCCATTCTCGGCCTGCAGACGCCGAACTGGTCGCTGATCTGGTTCTCGATATTTGCGCTGGCCCTGATCTGGGCGGCGCTGCGGCAAAGCCGCTAA
- the prfA gene encoding peptide chain release factor 1: MKPSMLAKLDQLTERLEEVNNLLMQEGITANMEQYRKLTREHAELGPLVALYRDYVKAGEDIKAAQDMLSDPDMKELAQEEIADAKARIEQLELDLQKMLLPKDPNDERNIYLEIRAGTGGDEAALFAGDLLRMYTRFAERNRWQVEMVSESPSEIGGYKEVIVRIIGFGAYSKLKFESGGHRVQRVPATETQGRIHTSACTVAVMPEADEVEDVDINPADIRIDTFRASGAGGQHINKTDSAVRITHIPTGIVVECQDDRSQHKNKASALKVLAARIKDIQLREQQAKEAATRKSLIGSGDRSERIRTYNFPQGRMTDHRINLTLYKLDFIMDGDLEELTNALVAEHQAELLAQLGEEG; the protein is encoded by the coding sequence ATGAAACCATCAATGCTCGCCAAACTCGACCAGCTTACCGAACGGCTGGAAGAGGTGAACAACCTGCTGATGCAGGAAGGCATTACCGCCAACATGGAACAGTATCGCAAGCTCACGCGCGAACATGCCGAGCTCGGCCCGCTGGTCGCGCTGTACCGGGACTACGTGAAGGCGGGCGAAGACATCAAGGCGGCGCAGGACATGCTGTCCGACCCCGACATGAAAGAGCTGGCGCAGGAAGAGATCGCCGATGCCAAGGCACGCATCGAGCAGCTCGAACTCGACCTGCAAAAGATGCTGCTGCCGAAAGATCCTAACGACGAGCGCAACATTTATCTCGAAATCCGCGCCGGCACCGGCGGCGACGAAGCGGCGCTGTTCGCGGGCGACCTGCTGCGCATGTACACGCGCTTCGCCGAACGCAACCGCTGGCAGGTCGAGATGGTGTCGGAGTCGCCGTCGGAAATCGGCGGCTACAAGGAAGTCATCGTGCGCATCATCGGCTTCGGCGCCTATTCCAAGCTGAAGTTCGAGTCGGGCGGCCACCGCGTGCAGCGCGTGCCGGCCACCGAAACCCAGGGACGCATCCACACCTCGGCCTGCACGGTGGCGGTGATGCCGGAAGCCGACGAGGTGGAGGACGTCGACATCAACCCGGCCGATATCCGCATCGACACCTTCCGCGCATCCGGCGCCGGCGGCCAGCACATCAACAAGACTGACTCGGCGGTGCGCATCACGCATATCCCGACCGGTATCGTGGTCGAATGCCAGGACGACCGCAGCCAGCACAAGAACAAGGCATCCGCCCTGAAAGTGCTGGCCGCGCGTATCAAGGACATTCAATTGCGCGAACAGCAGGCCAAGGAAGCCGCCACCCGCAAGTCGCTGATCGGCTCGGGCGACCGCAGCGAGCGCATCCGCACCTACAACTTCCCGCAAGGCCGCATGACCGACCATCGCATCAATCTGACACTGTACAAGCTCGATTTCATCATGGACGGCGACCTGGAAGAACTGACCAATGCGCTGGTGGCGGAACACCAGGCCGAACTGCTGGCGCAACTGGGCGAAGAGGGTTAA
- the hemA gene encoding glutamyl-tRNA reductase, whose protein sequence is MQLLAVGLNHTTAPVSLREKVAFPADQIGQAVASARAWFGRGASSLASDEAAILSTCNRTELYAANHIPGGVEAAIDSTAHFLAQYHSLPYAELRPYLYTLPQENAVRHAFRVASGLDSMVLGEPQILGQMKDAVRQAEAAGGLGTYLHQMFQRTFAVAKEVRTTTEIGAHSVSMAAAAVRLAQRIFDKISHQNVLFIGAGEMIELCATHFAAQNPKTLTIANRTLERGEALAHRFNGHAIRLAELPDQLAKYDIVVSCTASSLPIIGLGMVERAIKARRHKPMFMVDIAVPRDIESEVGRLDDVFLYTVDDLGAAVQTGLENRQAAVAQAEAIIETRVQSFMHWIDSRAVVPVIQELRETSEAVRMAELERARKLLAKGEDIDIVLEALSKGLTAKFLHGPQQALHNAQGDERARLAALLPQLFRTKR, encoded by the coding sequence ATGCAGCTTCTAGCCGTTGGCCTCAACCACACCACTGCGCCCGTATCCCTGCGCGAAAAGGTGGCCTTTCCCGCGGACCAGATTGGTCAGGCCGTGGCATCGGCCCGTGCCTGGTTCGGCCGCGGCGCATCCAGCCTCGCCAGCGACGAAGCGGCGATCCTATCCACTTGCAACCGCACCGAGCTGTACGCTGCAAACCACATTCCGGGCGGCGTCGAGGCGGCAATCGATTCTACCGCGCATTTCCTCGCGCAATACCACAGCCTGCCCTACGCGGAGCTGCGTCCCTACCTGTATACGCTGCCGCAGGAAAACGCGGTACGCCACGCCTTCCGCGTCGCGTCCGGGCTCGACTCCATGGTGCTGGGCGAGCCGCAGATCCTCGGCCAGATGAAGGATGCGGTGCGCCAGGCGGAAGCCGCCGGCGGACTCGGTACCTACCTGCATCAGATGTTCCAGCGCACCTTCGCCGTCGCGAAAGAGGTGCGAACCACCACCGAAATCGGCGCGCACAGCGTGTCGATGGCTGCGGCGGCCGTGCGGCTGGCGCAGCGCATCTTCGACAAGATCTCGCATCAGAACGTGCTGTTCATCGGTGCGGGCGAAATGATCGAGCTGTGCGCCACCCACTTCGCGGCGCAGAATCCGAAGACGCTGACCATCGCCAACCGCACGCTGGAACGCGGCGAGGCGCTGGCGCACCGCTTCAACGGCCACGCGATCCGGCTGGCGGAACTGCCGGACCAGCTGGCGAAATACGACATCGTCGTCTCCTGCACGGCATCGTCGCTGCCCATTATCGGCCTAGGCATGGTCGAGCGCGCCATCAAGGCGCGCCGCCACAAGCCGATGTTCATGGTCGACATCGCCGTGCCGCGCGATATCGAATCGGAAGTCGGCCGGCTCGACGACGTCTTCCTGTACACCGTCGACGACCTCGGCGCGGCGGTACAGACCGGTCTGGAAAACCGGCAGGCGGCGGTCGCGCAAGCCGAAGCGATCATCGAAACACGCGTGCAATCCTTCATGCACTGGATCGACAGCCGCGCCGTGGTGCCGGTAATCCAGGAATTGCGCGAAACCAGCGAAGCCGTGCGCATGGCCGAACTGGAGCGCGCCAGGAAACTGCTCGCCAAGGGCGAAGACATCGACATCGTGCTGGAAGCGCTGTCGAAGGGCCTCACGGCCAAGTTCCTGCACGGCCCGCAACAGGCCTTGCATAATGCACAAGGCGACGAACGCGCGCGCCTCGCGGCCTTGCTGCCGCAACTGTTCCGCACCAAGCGCTAG
- a CDS encoding response regulator transcription factor, with protein MRIAVIDNDPAQAELVRQVLATAGHACMPRAGSPDGLDPMQHADADLFIIDWQAHLPSTLDVIRAIHDHRPALPILLLVGRTEDDGLPAALAAGATDYQVKPLRRGELAMRVQTLIRRAYPQQQADTVIHFGSYAFDVPTCRLTINEAAVELTQKEFALALLFFRNLGRPLSRAYIQENVWSRDADVPSRTVDTHVSRVRSKLGLRPENGFRLAPVYSFGYRLEQLAR; from the coding sequence ATGAGAATTGCCGTCATTGACAACGACCCGGCGCAAGCCGAACTGGTACGCCAAGTGCTCGCAACGGCAGGCCACGCCTGCATGCCGCGTGCCGGCAGCCCGGACGGGCTCGATCCAATGCAGCATGCAGATGCCGACCTGTTCATTATCGACTGGCAGGCGCATCTCCCTTCAACGCTGGATGTGATCCGCGCCATACATGACCATCGCCCCGCGCTGCCGATATTGCTACTTGTCGGGCGCACCGAGGATGACGGCCTGCCCGCCGCGCTGGCCGCCGGCGCCACCGATTATCAAGTGAAACCGCTGCGCCGCGGCGAACTGGCCATGCGCGTGCAAACACTGATCAGGCGCGCCTACCCCCAGCAGCAAGCGGATACCGTCATCCACTTCGGCAGCTATGCATTCGATGTCCCCACCTGCCGCCTGACAATTAACGAGGCGGCGGTCGAGTTGACGCAAAAGGAATTCGCGCTTGCCTTGCTGTTTTTCCGCAATCTTGGCCGGCCGCTATCTCGCGCCTATATCCAGGAAAACGTCTGGTCGCGCGACGCCGATGTTCCGTCGCGCACCGTGGACACGCACGTATCCCGGGTGCGCAGCAAGCTTGGCCTGCGCCCGGAAAACGGCTTTCGGCTGGCCCCGGTCTACAGCTTCGGCTATCGGCTGGAACAGTTGGCCAGATGA
- a CDS encoding UbiH/UbiF family hydroxylase, protein MQFQSNICVIGNGAVGKAAALAFAQAGLSVTLLSPAATPLDAQASWDVRVYALNHTAHDLLTSLRVWDALDATRVAPVDAMDIKGDGAQAGQLGFDAYGARTGALAWIVEDRNLNAAMDAALKFAPNMRVVTGRAVGLEADAQAARVRLDNGDVIEASLVVGADGAQSWVRGQCEIGIDYRSYGQRGVVSNFECDKPHHGVAYQWFTSSDGIIALLPLPGQRVSLVWSAPEPLADTLLREPLTQLAQRLSDLPGHQLGQLRPLQPELVKAFPLTLLRTHSLVAPRVALVGDAAHVVHPLAGHGMNLGFGDVAGLVKAVIEREAHRDCGDERVLARYARARKEDILLMQLATDGLERLFSVNFEPLRVARNIGLNLVNKLPVIKRHLISHALGRRS, encoded by the coding sequence ATGCAATTCCAAAGCAATATTTGCGTCATTGGCAATGGCGCCGTCGGCAAGGCCGCCGCGCTGGCCTTTGCTCAGGCCGGATTGAGCGTGACCTTGCTCAGCCCGGCGGCCACGCCGCTCGACGCGCAGGCATCGTGGGACGTGCGCGTCTACGCGCTCAACCATACCGCGCATGACTTGCTCACGTCGCTCAGGGTCTGGGACGCGCTCGATGCTACCCGAGTGGCGCCGGTCGATGCCATGGACATCAAGGGCGACGGCGCGCAGGCCGGGCAGCTGGGATTCGACGCCTACGGCGCGCGTACCGGCGCGTTGGCGTGGATCGTGGAAGACCGGAACTTGAACGCCGCCATGGATGCGGCGCTCAAGTTCGCGCCGAACATGCGCGTGGTCACTGGCCGCGCGGTCGGGCTTGAGGCGGATGCGCAGGCGGCGAGGGTGCGGCTCGACAATGGCGATGTGATCGAAGCGTCGCTCGTGGTGGGCGCAGATGGCGCGCAGTCGTGGGTGCGCGGCCAGTGCGAAATCGGTATCGATTACCGCTCTTACGGGCAGCGCGGCGTGGTCAGCAATTTCGAATGCGACAAGCCGCACCACGGCGTGGCGTATCAATGGTTCACCTCTTCCGACGGCATCATCGCGCTGCTGCCCCTGCCGGGACAGCGCGTTTCCCTGGTCTGGTCGGCGCCGGAGCCGCTGGCCGACACGCTGCTGCGCGAGCCGCTGACGCAACTGGCGCAGCGCCTGTCGGATTTGCCCGGGCATCAGCTGGGCCAGTTGCGTCCGCTGCAGCCTGAGCTGGTCAAGGCTTTTCCGCTGACGCTGCTGCGTACGCATTCCCTGGTGGCGCCGCGCGTGGCCCTGGTGGGCGACGCCGCGCATGTCGTGCATCCGCTGGCCGGACACGGCATGAACCTCGGTTTCGGCGACGTGGCGGGACTGGTCAAGGCGGTGATCGAGCGCGAGGCGCACCGCGATTGCGGCGACGAGCGGGTGCTGGCGCGGTATGCACGCGCGCGCAAGGAAGACATCCTGCTGATGCAGTTGGCGACCGATGGGCTGGAACGCTTGTTCTCCGTCAATTTCGAGCCCTTGCGCGTGGCGCGTAATATAGGATTGAACTTGGTAAATAAATTACCGGTCATAAAGCGGCACCTGATTTCCCATGCACTGGGACGCCGGTCATAA
- a CDS encoding DsbC family protein: MNKPIQFLASALLALAAATALADPAQDAAIKKAIEPRLGEDVKIDSITKTPYAGLYELRIGGDILYTDAKGEYLFVGRVIDTKTMADQTKARLDEINKIKFSDLPLDAALKTVKGNGKRVIAVFEDPNCGYCKRFRHTLTEMDNVTVYTFMYNILSPDSATKSRDIWCSADRAKAWDEWMLKGKAAAGAPANCTAPNDKILALGQKLKVTGTPTIFFTDGTRIPGAVDAKALEAKFASIK, encoded by the coding sequence ATGAACAAACCGATCCAATTTTTGGCATCCGCGCTGCTGGCGCTGGCTGCAGCAACAGCGCTGGCCGATCCGGCGCAGGACGCCGCGATCAAAAAAGCGATCGAGCCGCGCCTGGGCGAGGATGTCAAGATCGATTCCATTACCAAGACGCCGTACGCCGGCTTGTACGAGCTACGCATCGGCGGCGACATCCTGTACACCGATGCCAAGGGCGAGTATCTGTTCGTCGGGCGCGTGATCGATACCAAGACCATGGCGGATCAGACCAAGGCACGCCTGGACGAGATCAACAAGATCAAGTTTTCCGACCTGCCGCTTGATGCCGCCCTCAAGACCGTGAAAGGCAATGGCAAGCGCGTCATCGCCGTCTTCGAAGATCCCAACTGCGGCTACTGCAAGCGCTTCCGCCATACGCTGACCGAGATGGACAACGTGACGGTCTATACCTTCATGTACAACATCCTGTCGCCGGATTCGGCGACGAAGTCGCGCGACATCTGGTGTTCGGCCGACCGGGCGAAGGCATGGGATGAGTGGATGTTGAAAGGCAAGGCCGCTGCTGGCGCGCCAGCCAATTGCACCGCGCCCAACGACAAGATCCTGGCACTCGGCCAGAAATTGAAGGTGACCGGTACGCCGACCATTTTCTTTACGGATGGCACGCGCATTCCCGGCGCGGTCGATGCCAAGGCGCTCGAAGCCAAGTTCGCATCGATCAAGTAA
- a CDS encoding MDR family oxidoreductase, producing the protein MFAAILLTKKDDGTTDARLAQLDDAQLPPEGDVTVRIDYSTINYKDALAITGKSPVVRKWPMVPGIDGAGEVIASSHPAWKAGDAFVLNGWGVGEMHMGCLAQRAKLKGDWLIPLPQGMPAKSAMAIGTAGYTAMLCAMALQEQGVTSDDGDILVTGASGGVGSVAIAILARRGYRVVASTGKPEEADYLKALGAAEVIDRAELSAPGKPLQKERWAGVVDAVGSHTLANALAQTRYGGAVAACGLAQGMDLPASVAPFILRGVKLIGIDSVMAPKERRLAAWRNLAAELDASALAQITQEIALAEAIAKAQDLLAGKVRGRLVVDVNR; encoded by the coding sequence ATGTTCGCTGCGATTCTGCTCACTAAAAAAGACGACGGCACGACTGACGCCAGGCTGGCGCAACTCGATGATGCACAGCTGCCGCCGGAAGGCGACGTCACTGTCCGTATCGACTATTCCACCATCAATTACAAGGATGCGCTGGCCATCACCGGCAAGTCCCCGGTGGTGCGCAAGTGGCCGATGGTGCCGGGCATCGACGGCGCCGGCGAGGTGATCGCCTCCTCGCATCCCGCCTGGAAGGCGGGCGACGCATTCGTGCTCAATGGTTGGGGCGTGGGCGAAATGCACATGGGCTGCCTTGCGCAGCGCGCAAAACTCAAGGGAGACTGGCTGATTCCGCTGCCGCAAGGCATGCCGGCCAAAAGCGCGATGGCCATCGGCACGGCCGGCTATACCGCGATGCTGTGCGCAATGGCGCTGCAGGAGCAAGGCGTGACCAGCGATGACGGCGACATTCTCGTTACCGGCGCGTCGGGCGGCGTGGGTAGTGTCGCGATCGCCATTCTGGCGCGTCGTGGCTATCGCGTCGTGGCTTCCACCGGCAAGCCGGAAGAAGCGGATTACCTGAAGGCGCTCGGCGCGGCCGAGGTGATCGACCGTGCCGAACTGTCGGCGCCTGGCAAGCCGCTGCAAAAGGAGCGCTGGGCCGGCGTGGTTGACGCCGTCGGCTCGCACACGCTGGCCAACGCGCTGGCGCAGACCCGTTACGGCGGCGCGGTCGCCGCATGCGGACTGGCGCAGGGCATGGACTTGCCGGCATCGGTCGCCCCCTTCATCCTGCGCGGCGTGAAGCTGATCGGTATCGACAGCGTGATGGCGCCAAAGGAGAGGCGGCTGGCTGCCTGGCGCAACCTTGCCGCCGAGCTGGATGCCTCCGCGCTGGCGCAAATCACGCAGGAAATCGCGCTCGCCGAAGCCATCGCCAAGGCGCAAGACCTCCTGGCGGGCAAGGTGCGCGGGCGACTGGTCGTCGATGTCAACCGCTGA
- a CDS encoding (2Fe-2S)-binding protein — translation MVTLHINGKDMQVDADPATPLLWALRDNLNMTGTKFGCGAALCGACTVHLNGEPVRSCVTPISAAAGQKITTIEAIEDDLVGKAVQQAWLRHDVPQCGYCQSGQVMSATALLKARKNPTDADIDAAMSGNLCRCGTYQRIRAAIKDAAQSLA, via the coding sequence ATGGTGACACTTCACATCAACGGCAAGGACATGCAGGTTGACGCCGATCCGGCCACGCCGCTTCTGTGGGCGCTGCGCGACAACCTGAACATGACAGGCACCAAATTCGGCTGCGGCGCGGCATTGTGCGGCGCCTGCACCGTGCATCTGAACGGCGAGCCCGTGCGCTCCTGCGTCACGCCGATTTCAGCCGCCGCCGGCCAAAAGATCACGACCATCGAGGCGATCGAGGACGATCTGGTCGGCAAGGCGGTGCAGCAGGCTTGGCTTAGGCACGACGTGCCGCAGTGCGGCTATTGCCAGAGCGGGCAGGTAATGAGCGCCACCGCGCTGCTCAAAGCCAGAAAAAATCCGACCGATGCCGACATCGACGCCGCCATGAGCGGCAATCTCTGCCGCTGCGGGACGTACCAGCGCATCCGCGCCGCGATCAAGGACGCTGCGCAAAGCCTGGCCTGA
- a CDS encoding NTP transferase domain-containing protein, giving the protein MNNTGNSPVTGILLAAGRGSRFDASGRQDKLLHMLPTGDTVVAASAKKMLAVLPRVVAVVRPQAEDVAACLRALGCEVTECAQAGQGMGASLVHALAHASDAAGWLIALGDMPFVQRETLQALATRLAQEGGIVAPAYLGRRGNPVGFGRQYLPQLLTLGGDQGARRLLQTYPVTDIAVDDPGVTLDIDTPADVEAQYRT; this is encoded by the coding sequence ATGAACAACACCGGCAATTCCCCGGTGACCGGCATCCTGCTGGCTGCAGGGCGCGGCTCCCGCTTCGATGCCAGCGGCCGGCAAGACAAGCTATTGCATATGCTTCCGACTGGCGACACCGTGGTTGCAGCGAGCGCGAAAAAGATGCTGGCGGTGCTGCCTAGGGTGGTCGCTGTGGTGCGGCCGCAGGCGGAAGACGTTGCGGCTTGCCTGCGCGCGCTGGGTTGCGAGGTCACGGAGTGCGCGCAGGCCGGGCAGGGCATGGGCGCGTCGCTCGTTCACGCGCTCGCGCATGCCTCCGACGCGGCTGGCTGGCTGATCGCGCTGGGCGACATGCCGTTCGTGCAAAGGGAAACGCTGCAAGCGCTGGCCACCCGGCTGGCGCAGGAGGGCGGCATCGTCGCGCCGGCATACCTCGGCCGGCGCGGCAACCCGGTCGGCTTTGGACGGCAGTATTTGCCGCAATTGCTGACACTGGGAGGCGACCAGGGCGCGCGTCGCCTGCTGCAGACATATCCAGTCACTGACATCGCGGTCGACGACCCGGGTGTGACGCTGGACATCGATACCCCGGCGGACGTGGAGGCGCAATATCGGACATGA
- a CDS encoding DUF3429 domain-containing protein — MNKHFLNKRLAHLLGFLGLVPFVLLTLACWLVHPSWLGDFIKGQLAYGIAILSFLGGMHWGATMVSGDLSVEQTKRALVWSVMPALIAWLATMVGGFGFAVLMAGFIVAYQVDKHLFAWYRMPDWLLRLRFNLTCVAVGALALTVTAANVRG; from the coding sequence ATGAATAAACATTTCCTGAACAAACGCCTCGCCCATCTGCTCGGCTTTCTCGGCCTGGTCCCTTTCGTGCTGCTTACGCTCGCTTGCTGGCTGGTGCATCCCAGCTGGCTGGGCGATTTCATCAAGGGGCAGTTGGCTTACGGTATCGCCATCCTTTCCTTTCTGGGTGGCATGCATTGGGGGGCGACGATGGTGTCGGGCGACTTGTCCGTAGAACAAACCAAGCGGGCGCTGGTCTGGAGTGTCATGCCGGCGCTGATTGCATGGCTGGCGACGATGGTCGGCGGCTTCGGCTTCGCGGTGCTGATGGCCGGCTTCATCGTCGCCTATCAGGTCGACAAGCACCTGTTTGCGTGGTACCGCATGCCGGACTGGCTGCTCCGCTTGCGCTTTAACCTGACCTGCGTGGCGGTCGGCGCATTGGCGCTGACGGTGACGGCCGCGAATGTAAGGGGCTGA
- a CDS encoding M61 family metallopeptidase has translation MKNALHYTIVPKDPAAHLFEVTLTVEAPDPDGQVFALPAWIPGSYMIREFARNIVRLSAQSDGAKVSLKKLDKHRWQAAPCTRRLVLTYEVYAWDLSVRAAHLDQTHGFFNGTSVFLRVQGQDHLPHVVDIQRPDGDVYKAWRVATALPELKARRYGFGTYVAADYDELIDHPVEMGAFELATFKAHGVPHDIVITGRVPNLDMARLCADLKKVCEAQIALFEPKTKRAPMARYVFMTMVVGDGYGGLEHRASTALICSRADLPVQGQKEMSDGYRGYLGLCSHEYFHTWNVKRIKPATFAPYDLQLEGYTSLLWLFEGFTSYYDDLMLVRSGVIDEAAYFKLVAKTINGVLRGSGRTKQSVAESSFDAWVKYYRQDENAPNAIVSYYTKGSLIGLALDLTIREQTNGKRSLDDVMRALWQRYGRDFYAGPEHGTGVSETEVEAIFDEVTGLKLKRFFDRYVRGTDDPPFDKLLAGFGVTFADKRKDAKPGLGMRTTREGNDCKLANVYEGGAAHQAGMSAGDVLIALDGLRISANNLDTLLSRYRAGDTVTLHAFRRDELMVFSVTLTQGEAPQISLAAEAKPVASARKRGQWLALKKGG, from the coding sequence ATGAAAAACGCGCTTCACTACACCATTGTCCCCAAGGACCCCGCCGCCCACCTGTTCGAGGTCACGCTCACTGTCGAGGCGCCCGATCCCGACGGCCAGGTGTTCGCCCTGCCGGCCTGGATCCCAGGCAGCTACATGATCCGCGAATTCGCCCGCAACATCGTGCGCCTTAGTGCGCAATCGGACGGCGCCAAGGTCTCTCTCAAGAAGCTCGACAAGCATCGCTGGCAGGCCGCACCCTGTACGCGCCGCCTGGTGCTTACCTATGAAGTCTACGCGTGGGACTTGTCGGTGCGCGCAGCCCACCTCGACCAGACGCATGGCTTCTTCAACGGCACCAGCGTCTTCTTGCGGGTACAGGGGCAGGATCATCTGCCGCACGTGGTCGATATCCAGCGCCCCGACGGCGACGTCTACAAGGCATGGCGCGTGGCCACCGCTTTGCCGGAGCTGAAGGCACGGCGCTACGGCTTTGGCACCTATGTCGCCGCCGACTATGACGAGCTGATCGACCATCCGGTCGAGATGGGCGCGTTCGAGCTGGCCACCTTCAAGGCGCACGGCGTGCCGCACGATATCGTGATCACGGGGCGCGTGCCGAACCTGGACATGGCGCGTCTGTGCGCCGACTTGAAAAAGGTGTGCGAGGCGCAGATCGCGCTGTTCGAGCCGAAGACCAAGCGCGCGCCGATGGCGCGCTACGTGTTCATGACCATGGTGGTGGGCGACGGCTACGGCGGGCTGGAGCATCGCGCTTCGACCGCGCTGATCTGCTCGCGCGCCGACCTGCCGGTGCAGGGACAGAAGGAGATGAGCGACGGCTACCGCGGCTATCTCGGGTTGTGCAGCCACGAATACTTCCACACCTGGAACGTCAAGCGCATCAAGCCGGCGACCTTCGCGCCGTACGACCTGCAGCTGGAAGGCTATACCTCGCTGCTGTGGCTGTTCGAGGGCTTCACTAGTTATTACGACGACCTGATGCTGGTGCGTAGCGGCGTGATCGACGAAGCGGCGTATTTCAAGCTGGTTGCCAAGACCATCAACGGCGTGTTGCGTGGCAGCGGGCGCACCAAGCAGAGCGTGGCCGAGTCGAGCTTCGACGCCTGGGTAAAGTACTACCGTCAGGACGAGAATGCGCCCAACGCCATCGTCAGCTACTACACCAAGGGTTCGCTGATCGGCCTGGCGCTCGACCTGACCATCCGCGAGCAGACCAACGGGAAAAGGTCGCTCGACGACGTAATGCGCGCGCTGTGGCAGCGCTACGGCCGCGATTTCTATGCCGGACCGGAGCATGGCACCGGCGTGTCCGAAACGGAAGTGGAAGCGATCTTCGACGAAGTGACCGGCCTGAAACTGAAGCGCTTCTTCGACCGCTACGTGCGCGGCACCGATGATCCGCCGTTCGACAAGCTGCTCGCCGGCTTCGGCGTTACCTTCGCCGACAAGCGCAAGGATGCCAAGCCGGGCCTGGGCATGCGCACTACGCGCGAGGGCAACGACTGCAAGCTTGCCAATGTGTATGAAGGCGGGGCCGCGCATCAAGCCGGCATGTCGGCCGGCGACGTGCTCATCGCGCTCGATGGCTTGCGCATTTCCGCGAATAACCTCGATACCCTGTTGTCGCGCTACCGTGCGGGGGATACGGTGACGCTGCACGCATTCCGCCGCGATGAATTGATGGTGTTTTCAGTAACATTGACCCAGGGCGAGGCTCCCCAGATCAGCCTCGCGGCCGAGGCCAAGCCGGTCGCATCGGCACGCAAGCGCGGCCAGTGGCTGGCGCTCAAGAAAGGCGGATAG